A DNA window from Pseudoalteromonas spongiae UST010723-006 contains the following coding sequences:
- the mltF gene encoding membrane-bound lytic murein transglycosylase MltF produces MLKRVVITLVIFLLAACSEPVAETHLGQIKQKDKVRIGTLAGESTYYISANGELGFEYELAKAFANFIDAELEIIPFFSIKDMLNKLEKGQIDILASGLTLNKSRLNKYRFAPQYRSISQKLVYKQGRKRPRNFSQLDAPVTVIAKSAHAASLLKAKANFENLQWVETEEFDEAELLQGIIDGKFDYTIADSHTLALFRRYHPELSIAFSVTREEPVAWMLQQNDDDSLYAMAIEFFGYARSTGLLQNLEEKYFGHVRQFNYINTLAYIEAVRDVLPKYRDWFKQYSRSLDWRLLAAVSYQESMWDPRAKSPTGVRGIMMLTLPTAKSVGVKNRLEPEQNIRGGGIYLEKLINRVPERIKEPDRTWLALAAYNVGFGHMEDARVLTEKAGGDADKWADVKKHLPLLIKKRYYRQTRYGFARGDVAVKYVDNIRRYYDTLVWLDENQDE; encoded by the coding sequence GTGCTAAAACGCGTTGTAATTACACTGGTTATTTTTTTGCTGGCAGCATGCTCAGAGCCTGTCGCAGAAACACACCTCGGCCAAATTAAACAAAAAGATAAAGTTCGTATCGGCACGCTTGCCGGCGAAAGTACCTACTATATTAGTGCCAATGGTGAGCTCGGTTTTGAATATGAGCTAGCCAAAGCATTCGCAAATTTTATTGACGCAGAACTCGAAATCATTCCTTTTTTCTCAATTAAAGACATGCTTAACAAGCTAGAAAAAGGACAAATCGATATTCTGGCCTCAGGCCTTACCCTAAACAAATCACGTTTAAATAAATACCGTTTTGCTCCGCAATATCGCTCAATCAGTCAAAAACTAGTTTATAAACAAGGGCGCAAAAGACCGCGTAATTTTTCACAGCTAGATGCCCCTGTTACCGTTATTGCCAAAAGCGCTCATGCCGCCAGTTTATTAAAAGCAAAAGCCAACTTTGAAAACTTACAATGGGTTGAAACCGAAGAGTTTGATGAAGCCGAATTATTACAAGGCATTATTGATGGCAAATTCGATTACACCATTGCTGACTCGCATACTTTAGCGCTATTTCGCCGCTATCACCCTGAGCTTAGTATTGCCTTTTCAGTGACCCGTGAAGAACCCGTCGCTTGGATGCTACAGCAAAATGATGACGACAGTTTATATGCAATGGCGATTGAGTTTTTTGGTTATGCGCGCTCAACAGGCCTATTGCAAAACCTAGAAGAAAAATATTTTGGCCACGTTCGTCAGTTTAACTACATCAATACCCTCGCTTATATAGAAGCAGTTCGTGATGTATTACCTAAATACCGAGATTGGTTTAAGCAATATTCACGCAGCCTTGATTGGCGCTTACTGGCAGCTGTGAGTTATCAAGAGTCGATGTGGGACCCTCGTGCCAAATCGCCAACTGGCGTACGCGGTATTATGATGTTGACCTTGCCCACTGCTAAATCGGTGGGTGTTAAAAACCGCCTTGAACCTGAACAAAATATTCGTGGTGGCGGTATCTATTTAGAAAAATTGATTAATCGCGTGCCCGAACGCATAAAAGAACCAGACCGCACTTGGCTTGCGCTTGCCGCTTACAATGTGGGCTTTGGTCATATGGAAGATGCTCGCGTGTTAACGGAAAAAGCAGGTGGCGATGCCGACAAATGGGCAGATGTGAAAAAACATTTACCGTTACTGATTAAAAAGCGCTACTATCGCCAAACAAGATACGGGTTCGCCCGTGGCGATGTCGCCGTTAAATATGTCGATAATATTCGCCGCTATTACGACACGCTCGTTTGGCTTGATGAAAACCAAGATGAGTAA
- a CDS encoding ectonucleotide pyrophosphatase/phosphodiesterase, whose product MKKIAVLLLVVLSALSTPVFAKEQTVVLISLDGFRWDYIEKHQAKNLAKIAKAGVRAERMIPVYPTKTFPNHISIITGLQPANHGIIDNKFCDRNRKECYSMGKGRNDSTWLNGTPLWNLAEMQGVKAATYFWPESDARFNGRTPSYFYHYSQHSDYQRRVDQIVDWLSLPKSQRPRFIAAYFSVVDSMGHDFGPNAQQTFDAVQKMDALIAQLDARLAELKDLNINLVLVSDHGMSQVDPKQTIEINSLGLSEDDFLIKNSGTRVQLYKKPESQIAILEAKKHLAEQAKGRYSVLDKSTLASRGIKFGARDADIIIETTAPKTFSFEGESDYLGTHGYAYTQEMGALFIAKGPAFKQNTSIAEFPNLDVYPTIAKVLGLKILSPVDGDGKSLESALAQ is encoded by the coding sequence ATGAAAAAAATAGCTGTTTTACTTCTCGTTGTTTTAAGTGCTTTAAGCACGCCAGTGTTTGCCAAAGAGCAAACCGTTGTTTTGATTTCCCTTGATGGTTTTCGCTGGGATTATATTGAAAAGCACCAAGCAAAGAATTTAGCAAAAATTGCTAAAGCAGGCGTTCGTGCAGAGCGCATGATTCCAGTTTACCCAACGAAAACATTTCCTAATCATATTTCAATTATTACCGGCTTGCAGCCCGCTAATCACGGCATAATTGATAATAAATTTTGTGATAGAAATCGTAAAGAATGCTACAGCATGGGCAAAGGGCGTAACGACAGTACCTGGCTAAACGGAACGCCACTTTGGAACCTTGCTGAAATGCAAGGTGTTAAAGCGGCAACTTACTTTTGGCCAGAATCAGACGCGCGCTTTAATGGTCGTACACCAAGTTACTTTTATCACTACTCGCAACATAGCGATTATCAGCGCCGCGTAGACCAAATTGTAGACTGGCTTAGCTTGCCAAAGTCACAGCGCCCACGTTTTATTGCCGCTTATTTTTCAGTGGTTGATTCAATGGGCCATGATTTTGGACCTAACGCACAGCAAACGTTTGATGCGGTGCAAAAAATGGATGCGTTAATTGCCCAGTTGGATGCGCGCTTAGCCGAGCTGAAAGATCTTAATATTAATTTAGTTTTAGTATCCGATCACGGCATGTCGCAAGTTGATCCAAAACAGACCATTGAAATTAATTCGTTGGGCTTGTCTGAAGACGATTTTCTGATTAAGAATTCAGGTACTCGTGTGCAGCTTTATAAAAAGCCAGAATCCCAAATCGCTATTTTAGAGGCTAAAAAACACTTAGCAGAGCAAGCGAAAGGGCGTTATAGCGTACTTGATAAAAGCACACTAGCGAGTCGCGGGATTAAGTTTGGTGCTCGAGATGCAGATATTATTATTGAAACCACTGCACCAAAAACGTTCTCATTTGAAGGTGAATCAGATTATTTAGGCACGCATGGTTATGCCTACACTCAAGAAATGGGGGCATTATTTATAGCTAAAGGGCCTGCGTTTAAACAAAATACGTCGATTGCTGAGTTTCCTAATCTAGATGTTTACCCAACAATTGCGAAAGTACTTGGTTTAAAAATACTTTCCCCGGTAGATGGTGATGGCAAAAGCTTGGAAAGTGCACTTGCTCAATAA
- the purL gene encoding phosphoribosylformylglycinamidine synthase has product MLILRGAPALSDFKVQKILKTCADANLPVTGVYAEFMHFADLTAELSESELDKLNKLLKYGPTITEHTPEGALILVTPRIGTISPWASKATDIANNCGLDKVHRVERGIAYYVEGDLNAEQLNDVAKLVHDRMTESVHNSLEDAGQLFRVEEPRPMSSVDILGGGREALVTANVEQGFALADDEIDYLVENFTKLGRNPNDIELFMFAQANSEHCRHKIFNADWTIDGVEQPKSLFKMIKNTYETHPENVLSAYKDNAAVMKGSKAGRFFPNKEGEYSYNQENIEILMKVETHNHPTAIAPFSGASTGSGGEIRDEGATGRGSKPKAGLVGFTVSNLRIPGFEQPWETNFGKPGRIVDALDIMIDGPLGGAAFNNEFGRPNLLGYFRTYEEKVNSHNGEEVRGYHKPIMLAGGLGNIRTEHVQKGEIPVGAKLVALGGPAMNIGLGGGAASSMASGQSNEDLDFASVQRENPEMERRCQEVIDKCWQLGDENPIAFIHDVGAGGLSNAFPELVDDGGRGGKFQLRNIPNDEPGMAPHEIWCNESQERYVLAVAAEDFARFEEICKRERAQYAVIGEATEERHLTVADSHFDNNPVDLPLEVLLGKAPKMHRDVESKKVEGQALNTDSIDVEEAAKRLLRLPTIAEKTFLITIGDRTVTGLVARDQMVGPWQVPVANCAVTAAAFDTYHGEAMSMGERTPAALLNYGASARLAVAEALTNIAGANIGGLENIKLSANWMAAAGHPGEDAGLYEAVKAVGEELCPALGLTIPVGKDSMSMKTTWQDDGEDKAVTAPLSLVITAFGRVEDIRKTVTPQLRTDKGDSSLILVDLGAGQNRMGASSLAQVYKQLGDKTPDVDSPELLKGFYNAMQALVADEKLLAYHDRSDGGLFTTVAEMAFAGRTGVTVNLDSLTGSDIEALYNEELGAVIQIRNDDLAAVEAILADNGLAAISHTIGALNAEDKVIFNRGGEAVLANTRTELRTIWAETTYKMQALRDNPECAKQEFDAKFDEKDPGLNVKLSFDLNEDVAAPYIATGAKPKMAILREQGVNSHVEMAAAFNRAGFAAVDVHMSDILEGRLTLEEFKGLVACGGFSYGDVLGAGEGWAKSILFNDMARDQFQTFFERQDTFSLGVCNGCQMLSTLKELIPGTEHWPRFVTNKSERFEARFSLVEVQESPSVFFQGMAGSRIPIAVSHGEGHAEFANDAAVKAALESGTVAVQYVDNFGKPTTQYPNNPNGSPEGITGITSTDGRATVMMPHPERVFRAVANSWHPDEWKEDSPWMRMFRNARKNIG; this is encoded by the coding sequence ATGTTGATCCTACGTGGTGCACCTGCACTTTCTGATTTTAAAGTTCAAAAGATCCTTAAAACCTGCGCTGACGCCAATTTACCAGTGACTGGTGTTTACGCTGAGTTTATGCATTTTGCTGATTTAACAGCAGAACTTTCAGAGTCTGAGTTAGACAAACTAAATAAGCTATTAAAGTATGGCCCGACCATTACTGAACATACGCCTGAAGGTGCGCTCATTTTAGTGACGCCGCGCATTGGTACCATTTCTCCATGGGCATCAAAGGCAACTGATATTGCTAACAACTGTGGTTTAGACAAAGTACACCGTGTTGAACGTGGTATTGCTTACTATGTTGAAGGCGACCTAAACGCTGAGCAGTTAAATGACGTTGCTAAGCTAGTTCATGACCGTATGACAGAGTCTGTTCACAATAGCCTTGAAGATGCAGGTCAGTTATTCCGCGTTGAAGAGCCGCGCCCAATGTCATCAGTAGACATTCTTGGCGGTGGCCGTGAAGCGCTTGTGACTGCAAACGTAGAGCAAGGTTTCGCACTAGCAGATGATGAAATTGACTACCTAGTAGAAAACTTCACTAAACTAGGTCGTAACCCGAACGACATCGAATTATTCATGTTCGCACAGGCGAACTCAGAGCACTGTCGTCACAAGATTTTCAACGCCGATTGGACAATCGACGGCGTAGAACAGCCTAAGTCGCTGTTCAAAATGATCAAGAATACTTACGAAACGCACCCAGAAAACGTACTGTCTGCTTATAAAGATAATGCAGCGGTAATGAAGGGTTCTAAAGCGGGTCGTTTCTTCCCAAATAAAGAAGGCGAGTACAGCTACAATCAAGAGAACATTGAAATCTTGATGAAGGTTGAAACGCACAACCACCCAACTGCGATTGCTCCATTCTCTGGCGCATCAACCGGTTCTGGTGGTGAAATTCGTGACGAAGGTGCAACAGGTCGTGGTTCTAAGCCAAAAGCAGGCCTAGTTGGTTTTACTGTATCTAACCTTCGCATCCCTGGTTTTGAACAACCGTGGGAAACTAACTTCGGCAAGCCTGGTCGTATTGTTGATGCACTAGACATCATGATTGACGGCCCGCTAGGTGGCGCGGCGTTCAACAACGAATTTGGTCGTCCTAACCTACTTGGTTATTTCCGTACTTACGAAGAAAAAGTTAACAGCCATAACGGTGAAGAGGTACGTGGTTACCACAAGCCAATCATGCTTGCAGGTGGTCTAGGTAACATCCGTACTGAGCACGTTCAAAAAGGTGAAATTCCAGTAGGTGCTAAGCTAGTAGCACTAGGTGGCCCTGCGATGAACATCGGTCTTGGTGGTGGTGCGGCATCATCAATGGCATCTGGTCAGTCAAACGAAGATTTAGACTTTGCTTCTGTACAGCGTGAAAACCCAGAAATGGAGCGTCGTTGTCAGGAAGTTATTGATAAATGTTGGCAGCTAGGCGACGAAAACCCAATCGCGTTTATCCACGATGTGGGCGCGGGTGGTCTTTCAAACGCATTCCCTGAGCTAGTAGACGACGGTGGCCGTGGTGGTAAATTCCAACTACGTAATATCCCGAACGATGAGCCGGGTATGGCACCGCACGAAATTTGGTGTAACGAATCACAAGAGCGCTATGTACTTGCAGTAGCAGCTGAAGACTTCGCACGTTTTGAAGAAATCTGTAAGCGTGAGCGCGCACAATACGCAGTAATTGGTGAAGCAACAGAAGAGCGTCACCTAACAGTTGCGGATAGCCACTTTGATAACAACCCGGTAGATCTTCCGCTTGAAGTGCTACTTGGTAAAGCACCTAAGATGCACCGTGACGTTGAATCAAAGAAAGTAGAGGGTCAAGCTCTAAACACAGACAGCATCGATGTAGAGGAAGCGGCTAAGCGTTTACTTCGTCTACCTACTATCGCTGAAAAAACATTCCTTATCACTATTGGTGACCGTACGGTAACAGGTTTAGTGGCACGTGACCAAATGGTTGGCCCTTGGCAGGTGCCAGTAGCAAACTGTGCTGTAACAGCAGCAGCGTTTGACACTTACCACGGTGAAGCTATGTCTATGGGTGAGCGTACACCTGCAGCACTTCTAAACTACGGTGCATCAGCACGTTTAGCAGTAGCAGAAGCGTTAACGAACATTGCTGGCGCAAACATTGGCGGTCTTGAGAACATCAAGCTATCTGCAAACTGGATGGCAGCAGCAGGTCACCCTGGTGAAGACGCAGGTCTTTACGAAGCAGTTAAAGCAGTAGGTGAAGAGTTATGTCCAGCACTTGGTCTAACGATCCCTGTTGGTAAAGATTCAATGTCAATGAAGACAACATGGCAAGATGACGGTGAAGATAAAGCGGTTACAGCTCCTCTTTCTCTAGTAATCACTGCATTTGGCCGTGTAGAAGACATTCGTAAAACAGTAACCCCTCAGCTTCGCACTGATAAAGGTGATTCAAGCCTAATCCTAGTTGATTTAGGTGCTGGTCAAAACCGTATGGGTGCATCAAGCCTTGCACAGGTTTACAAGCAGCTTGGTGACAAGACGCCTGACGTTGATAGCCCTGAGCTATTAAAAGGCTTCTACAACGCAATGCAAGCACTTGTGGCTGACGAGAAGCTACTTGCCTACCACGACCGTTCAGACGGTGGTTTATTCACAACTGTTGCTGAAATGGCATTTGCTGGTCGCACAGGTGTGACTGTAAACCTTGATAGCCTAACAGGTTCAGACATCGAAGCACTTTATAACGAAGAGCTAGGTGCGGTAATTCAGATTCGTAACGACGACCTTGCAGCAGTTGAAGCTATTCTTGCTGATAACGGTCTTGCAGCAATCAGCCACACTATTGGTGCACTAAACGCTGAAGACAAAGTTATCTTCAACCGTGGCGGTGAAGCAGTTCTAGCAAATACACGTACTGAACTACGTACTATTTGGGCTGAAACAACTTACAAGATGCAAGCACTTCGTGATAACCCAGAGTGCGCTAAGCAAGAATTTGATGCGAAATTTGATGAAAAAGATCCTGGTCTTAACGTTAAATTAAGCTTCGACCTAAACGAAGACGTAGCAGCACCTTATATCGCAACAGGTGCTAAGCCTAAGATGGCTATCCTACGTGAGCAAGGTGTTAACTCACACGTTGAAATGGCAGCAGCATTTAACCGTGCAGGCTTTGCAGCAGTAGACGTACACATGAGTGACATCCTTGAAGGTCGCCTAACGCTAGAAGAGTTCAAAGGCCTTGTAGCATGTGGTGGTTTCTCTTACGGTGACGTACTAGGTGCCGGTGAAGGTTGGGCTAAGTCAATTCTATTCAATGACATGGCACGCGATCAGTTCCAAACATTCTTTGAGCGTCAAGACACGTTCAGCTTAGGTGTGTGTAACGGTTGTCAGATGCTTTCAACACTGAAAGAGCTTATCCCAGGTACTGAGCACTGGCCACGTTTTGTAACTAACAAGTCAGAGCGTTTTGAAGCACGTTTCAGCCTTGTTGAAGTACAAGAAAGCCCGTCAGTATTCTTCCAAGGTATGGCTGGTTCTCGCATACCAATCGCAGTATCTCACGGTGAAGGCCATGCAGAGTTTGCAAACGACGCAGCAGTGAAAGCAGCACTAGAGTCTGGCACTGTTGCAGTTCAGTACGTTGATAACTTTGGTAAGCCAACAACGCAATACCCTAACAACCCGAATGGTTCACCAGAAGGTATTACAGGTATCACATCAACTGACGGTCGTGCAACAGTAATGATGCCACATCCAGAGCGTGTATTCCGTGCAGTTGCTAACTCATGGCACCCAGATGAGTGGAAAGAAGATAGCCCATGGATGCGTATGTTCCGCAATGCTAGAAAGAATATCGGCTAA
- a CDS encoding FeoA family protein has protein sequence MTICDVPVKQQATIARLCPSLDSAVAQRLEEMGFAENALITCIRRTPFNGPIVYQVGDCVYSLEPAIAKRIYIA, from the coding sequence ATGACGATTTGTGATGTTCCCGTAAAGCAACAGGCGACAATAGCGCGCTTGTGTCCAAGTTTAGATTCTGCCGTCGCTCAACGACTAGAGGAAATGGGGTTCGCTGAAAATGCGTTAATAACCTGCATACGTCGCACACCGTTCAATGGTCCCATTGTTTATCAAGTGGGGGATTGTGTTTACTCACTCGAACCTGCAATAGCTAAACGTATTTACATCGCATAA
- a CDS encoding inosine/guanosine kinase: MKFPGRRRQKHYFPVEDKDPLTNVITQDSKLARNYIVGIDQIVVDIEAKVDQAFLNEFGLHRGMSQVMDDDTTNALYARLKDHDMIDYEFAGGTIGNTMHNYSVLSDDRSVLLGVMCENIKIGSYAYRFVSKTSTRVDLEHLQPVDGPIGRCFTLIDESGERTFAISPGLMNRLRPESISQELIANSSALVISAYLMRTTGEDTMTEAALKAVEYANAANVPVVLSLGTKFLIEQDPEWWQNFVNDHVDILAMNEEEGLAITGFEDPLLAADKALDWVDMVICTAGAQGMFLASYIDDCWKRPTEHQLMPGSIPDFNKFEFSRAMRRKDCKNPVKIYTHTAPYMGGPDSIKNTNGAGDGALAAVLHDISANVYHQLNVPTSSKHKINALTYSSLSQISKYANRVSYEVLVQHSPRLTRGLPEREDSLQQAYWEQ; this comes from the coding sequence ATGAAATTTCCTGGACGACGCAGACAAAAACACTACTTTCCAGTGGAAGATAAAGATCCGTTAACGAACGTGATCACACAAGACAGCAAGCTTGCACGTAATTACATAGTGGGTATTGACCAAATTGTGGTTGATATAGAAGCCAAAGTTGATCAAGCCTTTCTCAATGAGTTTGGCCTGCACCGCGGTATGTCGCAAGTAATGGATGATGACACCACCAACGCTCTCTATGCACGGTTAAAAGATCATGACATGATCGACTACGAATTTGCTGGCGGCACTATTGGTAACACCATGCATAATTACTCAGTGCTATCAGATGACCGCTCGGTACTGCTTGGTGTAATGTGCGAAAATATCAAAATTGGTAGTTATGCCTATCGTTTCGTTAGTAAAACTTCAACCCGCGTAGATTTAGAACATCTACAACCGGTCGATGGCCCAATTGGTCGTTGTTTTACCCTTATTGATGAAAGTGGCGAACGTACTTTCGCTATCAGTCCAGGCTTAATGAACCGCCTACGTCCTGAATCCATTTCCCAAGAGCTTATTGCTAACTCGTCTGCTTTAGTTATTTCGGCCTATTTAATGCGTACCACAGGTGAAGACACCATGACCGAAGCGGCGCTAAAAGCCGTTGAATACGCAAACGCAGCAAATGTACCTGTTGTACTGAGCTTAGGCACCAAATTCTTAATTGAGCAAGACCCAGAGTGGTGGCAAAACTTCGTTAACGACCACGTTGACATATTAGCCATGAACGAAGAGGAAGGCCTTGCTATTACCGGCTTTGAAGACCCGCTATTAGCCGCCGATAAAGCGCTTGATTGGGTTGATATGGTAATTTGTACTGCTGGCGCTCAAGGCATGTTCTTAGCTAGTTACATTGATGACTGTTGGAAACGCCCAACAGAGCACCAATTAATGCCAGGCAGTATTCCTGATTTTAATAAGTTTGAATTTTCACGCGCGATGCGTCGCAAAGACTGTAAAAATCCAGTAAAAATTTACACTCACACTGCACCTTACATGGGCGGGCCTGACAGCATTAAAAATACCAATGGCGCAGGTGATGGCGCACTGGCAGCAGTACTTCACGATATTAGCGCTAATGTATATCACCAGTTAAATGTTCCTACCTCAAGTAAGCATAAAATCAATGCACTTACCTATTCATCGCTTTCACAAATCAGTAAATATGCTAACCGTGTAAGTTATGAAGTATTAGTGCAACATTCGCCACGTTTAACGCGCGGCTTGCCTGAACGAGAAGACAGTTTGCAACAAGCTTACTGGGAACAATAA
- the hemH gene encoding ferrochelatase, with protein MSRFTAVTEEPHKRFHKKTAVLLTNLGSPDAPTAKALRTYLAEFLSDPRIVEIPRVLWKIILHGIILRIRPKRSAKLYAGIWTEHGSPLLVYSKKQQAKLATLLKDKGLDHAEVFLAMRYGNPSIKSVLEEIREKGYQKIVVLPLYPQYSGSTTGSTYDAISRELVNWRWVPELHFINGYQDNPHYIDALAASIKEDLDKHGMPEKLVLSYHGTPKFFLEKGDPYYCFCQMTTRLVVEKLGLNKDDVITTFQSRFGKAEWLKPYTDETLEKLAKENGIKNIAIASPAFSSDCLETLEELEEENREIFEHAGGEHYRYIPALNDRDDHIAAFYEIIKQHL; from the coding sequence GTGTCTCGATTCACTGCCGTCACTGAAGAACCGCATAAACGATTTCATAAAAAAACAGCCGTTTTACTCACTAACTTAGGCAGCCCAGATGCACCCACCGCAAAGGCTCTAAGAACCTATTTGGCAGAGTTTTTATCTGATCCGCGCATCGTTGAAATTCCGCGTGTGCTTTGGAAAATTATTTTGCACGGCATTATTTTACGTATTCGCCCAAAACGTTCGGCAAAACTTTACGCCGGTATTTGGACTGAACACGGTTCACCATTATTGGTTTACAGTAAAAAACAGCAAGCGAAGCTAGCAACTTTACTTAAAGACAAAGGCCTAGATCACGCCGAAGTATTCTTAGCGATGCGCTACGGTAACCCATCAATCAAATCAGTGCTCGAAGAGATTCGTGAAAAAGGCTATCAAAAAATTGTCGTCTTACCTTTATATCCTCAGTACAGCGGTTCAACTACTGGCTCAACTTATGATGCCATTAGTCGTGAGCTTGTTAACTGGCGTTGGGTACCTGAACTACACTTTATCAATGGTTATCAAGACAACCCGCATTATATTGATGCCCTTGCCGCAAGTATCAAAGAAGATTTAGACAAACATGGTATGCCTGAAAAATTGGTACTTAGCTACCATGGCACACCTAAGTTTTTCCTAGAAAAAGGCGATCCGTATTATTGTTTTTGCCAAATGACCACCCGTTTAGTGGTAGAAAAGTTAGGACTTAACAAAGACGACGTAATCACCACCTTCCAAAGTCGTTTTGGTAAAGCGGAATGGTTAAAACCTTACACCGATGAAACACTCGAAAAATTAGCCAAAGAAAATGGCATTAAGAACATTGCCATTGCCAGCCCAGCTTTTAGCTCAGACTGCTTGGAAACATTGGAAGAATTAGAAGAAGAAAATCGTGAAATTTTTGAACATGCTGGCGGCGAACACTACCGTTATATTCCAGCATTAAATGACCGCGATGATCATATTGCTGCCTTTTATGAAATCATAAAACAGCATTTATAA
- a CDS encoding porin has protein sequence MKNVKAPLALSLLAALSAPAMADVNVYGKANVTVQNSDEGEGSFTEIKSNASRFGVKGSETLSEESGLKVVYKLEWQVDMSDASNSSDDHLKSRNQYVGLQGGFGEVLIGRNDTALKQSQGKLDLFNDLEGDIKNVFKGENRMGDSITYKTPKFNGFQVIGSVIAEDSADADNGYSAAVTYGDKGLKKSAIYASVAVDSEVKGYDVVRGSIHGKVAGVKLGAMYQTQEKIDGSESADGFLVNAAYKINDYTLKAQYQVLEFDADADDKVATSVGVDYKLNKNAKLFAFYTKQEKDETTDNDYLAIGMEYKF, from the coding sequence ATGAAAAATGTTAAGGCTCCCCTTGCTTTATCTTTACTAGCTGCACTTTCAGCACCTGCAATGGCTGATGTAAACGTTTACGGTAAAGCGAATGTTACAGTACAAAATAGCGATGAAGGCGAAGGCTCTTTTACTGAAATTAAAAGCAACGCGTCTCGTTTTGGTGTAAAAGGCAGTGAGACACTTAGTGAAGAGTCAGGCTTAAAAGTTGTTTATAAGCTTGAGTGGCAAGTTGATATGTCAGATGCTTCAAACAGCAGTGATGACCATCTTAAGTCACGTAACCAGTACGTTGGTTTACAAGGCGGTTTTGGTGAAGTATTAATCGGTCGTAACGACACAGCATTAAAGCAATCACAAGGTAAACTAGACCTATTCAACGACCTTGAAGGCGATATCAAAAACGTATTCAAAGGTGAAAACCGTATGGGTGATTCAATTACTTATAAAACACCTAAGTTTAACGGTTTCCAAGTTATTGGTTCTGTAATTGCTGAAGATTCAGCTGACGCTGACAATGGTTACTCAGCAGCAGTAACCTATGGTGATAAAGGCCTTAAAAAATCTGCGATTTACGCATCTGTTGCGGTAGATAGCGAAGTAAAAGGTTATGACGTTGTTCGTGGTTCAATTCACGGTAAAGTAGCGGGCGTTAAACTAGGTGCAATGTACCAAACACAAGAAAAAATCGATGGCTCTGAGTCAGCAGATGGTTTCTTAGTTAATGCTGCATACAAAATTAACGACTACACATTAAAAGCACAATACCAAGTACTTGAGTTTGATGCGGATGCAGATGACAAAGTAGCAACGTCTGTTGGTGTTGATTACAAGCTTAACAAAAACGCTAAGCTATTCGCTTTCTACACTAAGCAAGAGAAAGACGAAACTACAGATAACGATTACCTAGCGATTGGTATGGAATACAAGTTCTAA
- the tadA gene encoding tRNA adenosine(34) deaminase TadA — MYPEFSDEYWMIEALKRADIAEQHGEIPVGAIVVKDNQIIAEGYNLSITQHDPSAHAEMMAIRQAGKHIENYRMLDCTLYVTLEPCSMCAGLLVHSRIKRLVFGAHDEKTGSAGSIMDLTRHEKLNHQIDVTSGVLAEVCSEKLSAFFKKRRAEIKAAKKAAKGES; from the coding sequence ATGTACCCTGAATTTAGCGATGAATATTGGATGATTGAGGCGCTTAAACGTGCTGATATTGCCGAGCAACATGGAGAAATACCGGTTGGTGCCATTGTTGTAAAAGACAATCAGATTATTGCTGAGGGATATAATTTATCAATTACACAGCATGATCCATCGGCCCATGCTGAGATGATGGCAATTCGCCAAGCTGGCAAGCACATTGAAAATTACCGTATGCTCGATTGTACGTTATACGTCACACTTGAACCTTGCTCTATGTGTGCAGGGTTGTTGGTGCATAGCCGTATAAAACGTTTGGTATTTGGCGCACATGATGAAAAAACAGGTTCAGCGGGCAGTATTATGGACTTAACCCGTCACGAAAAGCTCAATCATCAAATAGATGTAACTAGCGGGGTTTTAGCTGAGGTGTGCAGTGAAAAGCTGTCGGCATTTTTTAAAAAACGTCGCGCAGAAATAAAAGCCGCTAAAAAAGCGGCTAAAGGTGAAAGCTAG